A stretch of the Danio rerio strain Tuebingen ecotype United States chromosome 18, GRCz12tu, whole genome shotgun sequence genome encodes the following:
- the olfcq11 gene encoding extracellular calcium-sensing receptor-like, which yields MWVILHIYFFISCNYMSVALMASSGTCQLQGHFTLNGMYQNGDFLIGGLFEIQYLKAFPGLSFRTEPKLPHCENFYMTSFQQAITMVFAINEINNNPNLLPNITLGYQMYDNCLRLGVAFRAATALISGTEETLSDLNCKGPPPVIGVIGDPGSTHSIAISSVLGLFRMPMISYYATCSCLSNRKKYPSFFRTIPSDAFQVRAMIQILRHFEWTWVGLLYSDDDYGINAALSFHHDVQQFGGCVAFSEILPNDNNQMAVQHIVRVIQNSTAKVVVVFSTSSYLLPVIDEMLLKNITGRQWIASEAWSTSPVLLNPRLRYVLGGTLGIAIRRGEIEGLDNFLLRLRPDNFSQNSMMRIFWENMFECNFDTIGGLRTKLCSGQEDLRSKFTPYTDVSELRASYNVYKAVYALAHALHDLMHCEEGRGPFSENRCVDISNLKPWQLVHYLQRVKFTTGFGDHVSFDKNGDALAIYDVLNWQLSSEESVTVRRIGVVDEGVTTGKVFTLDENAIYWNFETNKPPRSVCSESCPPGTRQATRKGLPVCCFDCLPCGDGEISNTTDTTECIACPNDFWSNPEKDQCIPKEVEFLSYEDPLGISLTTAAMLGTFICALVMTIFAHYRNTPVVRSNNSELSFLLLLSLKLSFLCVLLFIGQPQLWTCQLRHAVFGISFVLCVSSILVKTMVVIAVFKSSRPEGKNAMKWFGAAQQRGTVLILTALQVLICAVWLSTASPTPHKNSRYIRSIIVYECAIGSVAGFSLLLGYIGLLAAVSFLLAFLARNLPDSFNEAKFITFSMLIFCAVWIAFVPAYVSSPGKYAVAVEIFAILASSFGLLLAIFAPKCYIIILHPERNTKKAIMGKGTKNK from the exons ATGTGGGTGATtctgcacatttatttttttatatcttgtAATTATATGTCTGTGGCTTTGATGGCCAGTTCAGGAACCTGTCAACTACAAGGACACTTTACATTGAACGGGATGTACCAGAATGGAGACTTTTTAATTGGTGGTTTATTTGAGATTCAATACCTCAAAGCATTCCCGGGGCTAAGCTTCAGAACAGAGCCAAAACTACCCCACTGTGAAAA CTTCTATATGACAAGCTTCCAGCAGGCAATAACAATGGTTTTTGCCATCAATGAGATTAATAACAATCCCAACCTGCTGCCTAACATCACACTTGGTTACCAGATGTATGACAACTGTTTAAGGCTTGGAGTGGCATTTCGGGCAGCTACAGCTCTTATAAGTGGGACAGAGGAGACCCTCTCTGACCTCAACTGCAAAGGCCCACCACCAGTTATTGGAGTCATAGGTGATCCAGGATCTACACATTCTATTGCAATTTCTAGTGTTTTGGGGCTTTTTCGAATGCCTATG ATTAGCTATTATGCCACCTGTTCCTGTTTGAGTAACAGGAAAAAGTACCCCTCTTTCTTCAGAACAATACCCAGTGATGCTTTCCAGGTGCGGGCTATGATTCAAATTTTGAGGCATTTTGAATGGACCTGGGTTGGTCTCCTCTACAGTGATGATGATTATGGCATAAATGCTGCTCTGTCTTTCCACCATGATGTGCAGCAATTTGGAGGTTGCGTGGCTTTCTCTGAGATTCTCCCCAATGATAACAACCAGATGGCAGTACAACACATAGTCAGAGTCATTCAGAACTCTACAGCAAAAGTAGTGGTTGTGTTTTCCACTTCAAGCTATTTGTTGCCTGTGATTGATGAGATGCTGTTGAAAAATATTACAGGCAGGCAATGGATTGCTAGTGAGGCTTGGTCCACCTCACCTGTGCTTCTTAATCCCCGACTTAGGTATGTTTTAGGGGGTACACTGGGAATTGCCATCCGACGGGGAGAGATTGAAGGACTTGACAACTTTCTGTTACGCCTTCGTCCCGACAATTTTTCACAAAACAGTATGATGAGGATATTCTGGGAGAACATGTTTGAATGCAATTTCGACACTATTGGAGGACTGAGAACCAAATTGTGCTCAGGGCAAGAGGATTTGAGAAGCAAATTTACACCATACACTGATGTTTCTGAGCTGAGAGCTTCTTATAATGTCTATAAGGCAGTTTATGCTCTAGCACACGCACTACATGACCTAATGCATTGTGAGGAGGGGAGAGGACCATTCAGTGAGAACAGATGTGTTGACATATCAAATCTAAAACCTTGGCAG CTGGTTCACTACCTTCAAAGAGTGAAATTTACCACAGGCTTTGGGGATCATGTGTCCTTTGACAAAAATGGAGATGCTCTGGCCATCTATGATGTGCTGAACTGGCAGCTGAGCTCTGAGGAGTCAGTAACTGTCAGAAGAATTGGTGTTGTAGATGAAGGGGTGACAACAGGGAAGGTGTTCACACTAGATGAAAATGCAATATACTGGAACTTTGAGACAAATAAA CCTCCACGGTCTGTGTGCAGTGAAAGCTGCCCCCCTGGAACTAGACAAGCAACAAGGAAAGGGCTTCCTGTCTGCTGTTTTGACTGCTTGCCATGTGGAGATGGAGAGATTTCCAATACAACAG ATACCACTGAGTGCATAGCATGTCCAAATGATTTCTGGTCCAACCCAGAAAAAGATCAATGCATCCCAAAAGAAGTAGAGTTTCTCTCGTATGAGGATCCTTTGGGCATTTCTCTGACCACTGCGGCCATGCTTGGCACTTTCATCTGTGCTCTTGTAATGACCATTTTTGCTCATTACCGCAACACTCCTGTAGTACGTTCAAATAATTCAGAGCTCAGCTTCCTGCTTCTGTTGTCCCTTAAACTCTCTTTCTTGTGTGTGCTGCTGTTCATTGGTCAGCCACAGTTGTGGACGTGTCAATTAAGACATGCTGTGTTTGGCATAAGCTTTGTTCTGTGTGTCTCCAGTATCCTGGTTAAGACTATGGTGGTAATAGCTGTCTTTAAATCATCACGACCCGAGGGTAAAAATGCCATGAAATGGTTTGGAGCAGCTCAACAAAGAGGTACAGTCCTGATCCTAACAGCTCTTCAAGTTTTGATATGTGCAGTCTGGCTGTCAACTGCTTCTCCAACACCTCATAAAAACAGCCGGTATATCAGATCTATTATAGTATATGAATGTGCCATTGGCTCAGTGGCTGGATTTTCTCTGCTGCTGGGATACATTGGACTTTTAGCAGCAGTAAGCTTCCTGCTGGCCTTCCTAGCCAGAAACCTTCCAGATAGTTTTAATGAAGCAAAGTTCATCACTTTTAGCATGCTGATCTTTTGTGCTGTGTGGATTGCATTTGTTCCAGCATATGTGAGCTCTCCAGGGAAGTATGCTGTGGCTGTGGAGATTTTTGCCATACTAGCTTCTAGTTTTGGCTTACTGCTAGCAATATTTGCCCCGAAGTGCTACATCATTATATTACACCCAGAAAGAAACACTAAGAAAGCCATTATGGGAAAaggtacaaaaaataaatag
- the olfcq12 gene encoding extracellular calcium-sensing receptor-like yields the protein MLTWHRLFIKATPSKVFIINNIHRGELKRNVEMWIIAKICLYLSFSCISVASIFRSGPCQLQGQFRLNGMFQEGDLILGGLFEVHFLTVFPEQSFRTEPEPPYCEQFDMASFQQAQTMVFAIDEINRNPNLLPNITLGYYLYDNCVKLSVAFRAAMALVSGTEESFSSLNCTGPPPVIAIVGDPGSTHSIAISSILGLFRVPMVSYFATCSCLSDRKTYPSFFRTIPSDAFQVRAMVQILKRFGWTWVGLLYSDDDYGIYAAQSFQKEMQLFGACVGFSEMLPRDNNHEDIQSIVEVIQTSTARVVVVFSTEAYLLPLMDEVALKNVTGRQWIASEAWATSPVFHTQHLLPFLGGTLGIAIRRGEIQGLKEFLYYLHPDSNTRNNIVRIFWENIFGCSFEIGGRERKVCTGQEDLKSTNTAYTDVSGLRASYNAYKAVYALAHALHDLMQCEDGRGPFSGNKCADQINLQPWQVVHYLQKVNFTTGFGDHVSFDENGDALAIYDVMNWQPSSDGAISVSTVGVVNEGASMKMVLTLKENSIFWNFKNRKPPQSVCSESCPPGTRQVRRKGLPVCCFDCLPCADGEISNTTDAIECKICPDELWPNPNKDQCVPKEEDFLSFEDPLGISLTTASLLGTCFCALVMVIFSHHRNTPVVRANNSELSFLLLLSLKLCFLCVLLFIGRPKLWTCQLRHAAFGISFVLCVSSILVKTMVVIAVFKSSRPESKSAMKWFGVAQQRGTVMALTTLQIVICTVWLSMASPKPYKNSLYISSKVVYECDIGSVVGFSLLLGYIGLLAAVSFLFAFLARNLPDNFNEAKFITFSMLIFCAVWITFVPAYVSSPGKYAVAVEIFAILASSFGLLVAIFAPKCYMILFHPERNTKKSIMGRATQIK from the exons ATGTTAACATGGCACCGCCTGTTTATTAAGGCAACGCCCTccaaagtatttattataaataatatccaTAGGGGTGAGCTAAAAAGAAATGTGGAAATGTGGATCATTGCAAAAATCTGCCTGTACTTGTCCTTCAGTTGTATCTCTGTAGCTTCTATCTTCAGATCAGGTCCCTGTCAGCTCCAGGGGCAATTCAGGCTGAACGGGATGTTCCAGGAAGGAGATCTCATCCTTGGAGGGCTATTTGAGGTTCACTTCCTCACAGTGTTCCCAGAGCAGAGCTTCAGAACAGAGCCAGAACCACCATACTGTGAGCA ATTTGATATGGCAAGTTTCCAGCAGGCACAGACTATGGTCTTTGCAATAGACGAAATCAATAGGAATCCAAACCTGCTTCCGAACATCACTCTTGGTTATTATCTTTATGACAACTGTGTCAAGTTGAGTGTGGCATTCAGGGCTGCTATGGCTCTTGTTAGTGGCACAGAGGAATCATTCTCCAGCCTAAACTGCACTGGCCCTCCACCAGTGATTGCCATAGTGGGGGACCCTGGATCTACCCACTCAATTGCAATCTCTAGTATATTAGGGCTGTTTAGAGTGCCTATG GTTAGCTACTTCGCAACCTGCTCCTGTTTAAGTGACAGGAAAACATACCCATCTTTCTTCAGAACAATACCCAGTGATGCTTTCCAGGTGCGGGCTATGGTTCAGATCTTAAAGCGTTTTGGATGGACCTGGGTTGGTCTGCTCTACAGTGATGATGACTATGGAATCTACGCTGCTCAGTCATTCCAGAAGGAAATGCAGCTCTTTGGAGCATGTGTTGGCTTTTCTGAAATGCTGCCTCGTGATAATAACCATGAAGATATCCAGAGTATTGTGGAAGTGATTCAGACTTCAACAGCTAGAGTGGTGGTGGTGTTCTCCACAGAAGCCTATTTATTACCACTGATGGATGAGGTGGCATTGAAAAATGTGACAGGCAGGCAGTGGATTGCGAGTGAAGCTTGGGCCACCTCTCCTGTGTTTCATACTCAGCATCTCCTGCCCTTCCTTGGGGGCACACTGGGCATTGCAATAAGGCGTGGGGAGATCCAGGGCCTTAAAGAATTTCTGTATTACCTCCATCCTGACAGCAATACAAGGAACAATATTGTAAGAATCTTTTGGGAGAACATTTTTGGGTGCAGTTTTGAGATTGGAGGCAGAGAGAGAAAGGTTTGTACAGGGCAAGAAGATCTGAAAAGCACAAACACAGCATACACTGATGTATCAGGACTGAGGGCCTCTTATAATGCATATAAAGCTGTTTATGCTCTAGCCCATGCACTTCATGACCTGATGCAGTGTGAAGATGGGAGAGGACCATTTAGTGGAAACAAATGTGCAGACCAAATCAACCTACAGCCCTGGCAG GTAGTCCATTATCTTCAAAAAGTAAACTTTACCACAGGATTTGGAGATCATGTGTCATTTGATGAGAATGGAGATGCTCTGGCCATCTATGATGTGATGAACTGGCAGCCGAGTTCAGATGGTGCAATAAGTGTTAGCACAGTTGGTGTGGTGAATGAAGGGGCTTCAATGAAGATGGTGCTCACACTGAAGGAGAATTCAATATTCTGGAACTTTAAAAACAGAAAA CCCCCACAGTCTGTGTGTAGTGAGAGCTGCCCCCCAGGCACCAGACAAGTCAGGAGGAAGGGCCTTCCTGTCTGCTGTTTTGATTGCCTGCCATGCGCAGATGGAGAGATTTCTAACACAACTG ATGCTATTGAGTGCAAAATATGTCCTGATGAGTTATGGCCCAATCCAAATAAAGATCAGTGTGTCCCAAAAGAAGAAGATTTTTTGTCCTTTGAGGATCCTCTGGGCATCTCTCTGACCACTGCTTCCCTGCTTGGCACCTGCTTCTGTGCTCTTGTTATGGTCATCTTCTCTCATCATCGTAACACTCCTGTAGTTCGTGCCAACAATTCAGAGCTCAGCTTCCTGCTACTTTTGTCACTCAAActgtgttttctgtgtgtgttgcTGTTCATTGGACGACCAAAGTTATGGACATGTCAGTTAAGGCATGCTGCATTTGGcataagttttgttttatgtgtctCCAGTATCCTGGTCAAGACTATGGTGGTAATAGCCGTGTTTAAATCATCTCGGCCTGAGAGTAAAAGTGCCATGAAATGGTTTGGGGTAGCTCAACAAAGAGGGACAGTTATGGCCCTAACCACCCTCCAGATTGTGATATGTACAGTTTGGTTAAGCATGGCATCCCCAAAACCCTATAAAAACAGCCTGTATATCTCCTCCAAAGTTGTCTATGAATGTGATATTGGCTCAGTAGTTGGTTTTTCTCTATTGCTGGGATACATTGGTCTTCTGGCAGCAGTAAGCTTTCTATTTGCCTTCCTGGCAAGAAACCTTCCAGATAATTTTAATGAAGCCAAATTTATTACATTCAGTATGTTGATTTTCTGTGCTGTGTGGATTACATTTGTTCCAGCTTATGTGAGTTCACCAGGAAAATATGCAGTGGCTGTGGAGATATTTGCAATTTTAGCTTCCAGTTTTGGATTACTGGTGGCTATATTTGCCCCAAAGTGCTACATGATCCTTTTTCATCCAGAGAGAAACACTAAAAAATCAATCATGGGAAGAGCCACACAAATTAAATAG